The DNA segment CGCAAGCTGTGGTGGCAACATCTCTTCGGCAGTCAGGCGAATCGCAAAGGACAACCGCATGCGCCGGGCATCTGGATCATCCTGTTCTCGCTGCTGGCGCTACCATTGTTTGGCATCGGCCAGTTGAAGTTCGGTTCCGCAGATTCGCCGGACCGGCGGTTCGGTTTCATGCTGCTGGGTATTTATGTCGCGGCTTCGTTGACGTTGCTGTTACTCACGAGCTTCTTGGGATTGCGTCGTTACTTGCGTCAGCGGCGGCTGGAGATGCCGGCAATCATCACGGGTTCGTGGATGATCTATGGCGTGATCCTTGCGGCCTTGGTGATGGGCGCGTGCCTCTTGCTGCCGCGACCGAATGCGCAGTTCACGCTCACGGCCTTCGTCAACAAGGTGAGCCAGGAGATTGAGCAGAAGGCATCTAAGTATTCGATGCTTGGCGGGGAATCAGCGCAGGGCGAAGGCAAGCGCAAGGGAGAAGGTGAAGGCGAGCCGAAGGGTGAGGAGCAGGACAAAGGCAGCGGCGGCGAGAAGAAAGGCGAGAGCAAGGGCAAGACAGGCGCAGGGGAGGAAAAAGGAGAGGGCCAAGGAAAGCAGAAGTCAGAACCTGGCGAGCAGAAGAGTGATGCGAAGAAAGGCGAAGTCTCAAACGAAGGCCAGAAAGATGGTGAAGGGCAACGCCCGGAGAATCCGACGGAGCAGCCGACATTGACGCCGCAGGAGGAGAAGACGAACTGGATCAAGTGGATCATCTACGGGTTGCTTGCGCTGACGGCGCTGTATCTCCTCTGGCGTTATCGGCAGATCATCAAGAAAACATTGGCTGCCATGTGGCAGGCTATCTGCAAATTCTTCCGTGAACTGTTGGATTCATTCAAACGGGTGCCACGTCCGGAAGCATTGGAGTCGAAACAAAACGAAATACCAAAGCGGCGATTCAGTGAGTTCATGAATCCTTTCATCGCGGGGAAGACGATGTCATCGGACGAACTGGTGGCGTATACGTTTGAGGCGTTACAATGTTGGGCGAGTGAGCATGGAGCGGCCCGGGCGCACGGAGAGACGCCGTATGAATTTGCGGGACGATTGGGAAACAAGGAACCGATGCTGGCGGAGGATGCGCGGCAACTGGCGTGGTTCTATACGCGGATGGCGTATGCGCAGCAGAGTCCGCCTGAGAGCGTGGTAAAGAATGCGCGGAGTTTGTGGGAGTTCATGAGTGTGGCGGGGGTGGTTGAGGTGAGGTGAGGTTTTCAATCCGCTTGGCTCGCTCAACCCTCATCACGGCTCTCTCCCTGGCCGAAGTTCGGCTTCCCAAAGGGAGAGGGAGAACATTTGACGCTCCCTTAAAATGATATGGGGCGGTGATTTTCGAATGCGCCGTTGCGAAAAGGGTTTGGGCATCGCGGCAACGATGCCCAACCGGGATAAGGCTTACTTCCGTTTCGCAGATTTTAGAAGGGATTCGGCGTGGGTGCGGGCAGCCGCAGATTGTCCGCCGAGCATGCGGGCAATCTCGCTTACGCGCGATTTCTCATCGAGCAATTCGAGGGACGTGGT comes from the Verrucomicrobiia bacterium genome and includes:
- a CDS encoding DUF4129 domain-containing protein; this encodes MSAYQPPPQKTIVDHLAILVCPLVIMVMVGSLALFLAKIGYTGRYVSRVNWALCWFVLASVLTSRIGIQYGSERASIYGLFLGGAIAVFFWRFLGFGMPLYILLAILCFIWWCTSQLTWDCTMIDDDEDSSGQGLLEASGLDGNAAKEAQEETKKHQLRRKRKLWWQHLFGSQANRKGQPHAPGIWIILFSLLALPLFGIGQLKFGSADSPDRRFGFMLLGIYVAASLTLLLLTSFLGLRRYLRQRRLEMPAIITGSWMIYGVILAALVMGACLLLPRPNAQFTLTAFVNKVSQEIEQKASKYSMLGGESAQGEGKRKGEGEGEPKGEEQDKGSGGEKKGESKGKTGAGEEKGEGQGKQKSEPGEQKSDAKKGEVSNEGQKDGEGQRPENPTEQPTLTPQEEKTNWIKWIIYGLLALTALYLLWRYRQIIKKTLAAMWQAICKFFRELLDSFKRVPRPEALESKQNEIPKRRFSEFMNPFIAGKTMSSDELVAYTFEALQCWASEHGAARAHGETPYEFAGRLGNKEPMLAEDARQLAWFYTRMAYAQQSPPESVVKNARSLWEFMSVAGVVEVR